Within Vicia villosa cultivar HV-30 ecotype Madison, WI unplaced genomic scaffold, Vvil1.0 scaffold7, whole genome shotgun sequence, the genomic segment CACCATCATTGTACGTTCTTGGATCAGAGACTTAAATCATTGTATACTTAAGAGTATACTTCTTGCTTTGCATAGCTTCATTTAATATTAGTTGAAACATCAACATGCAAATCATACCTCCAAAACACACTAAGGTTTCACCTTTGGTACCCAAATTTGTTGAAACATCTCTAATTTTAAGGACAACAAACTATTATTCTAACTCCTCTTCAAGTTTATTCTTTATGTCTTAAAGACAGATCATCCACGACAGTAACTCTCATATGATTTTCTTTATGAAGAATATTTCAATTTGACTTGAGTATTTGCAAATAACATACAAGAGcattcactactcaaaacaaaagaaaacacgtGGACCACTTCCTCCTCCAATATATTCAAAAATTACGTATAGTACTTTCAAGAGTACATATACTCACAGAACACAACCCATAAAACCTCAAAGTACATTTCCAGCTCAGCACTCTCAAACAGCTAGTTATCAACATGGCTATAAATACATCACCACAACTTTCTGAAAGTTCATCCattaaaaagagagaaaatatcAATCACACAAATCTTCATAAGTCTTATACGATTAGAAGCTCTCTTCAAAAGGGAAAGTTATATCACTGCCATATAGTGAATTAATTTTGAATCAAAATCTTTCattctgtatatcctcaagagatataaaatcttgaaagaaatagagtagtcaaatataAAGTAGAGAAAACTTTAGTGATTGTAAAAGCCTTTTGAGATTCTGTAAGAAATATCACATGTATTCCTCTTTAAGGATAATAGTGTGAGGAATGGAAAAATCTCACTGTGTGTGAGGACTGGACTAACCCATTTGGTGAATCAGTATAAATTGTTGTGTGTTTTATGTTTTACTATTTTCTTACTTGTCATTACTACTTTTAACTACTCAAATCATTTTTAAAGAACCAAAAAAGGGGTCACTATTCAAACccccctcccccccccccccccccccttataGTGACATTTCTTGTTCCAACAAAATTCGCTTGGGTCCAGGTGCGCTAGTTTTTCCAGAAGGTCTAGAGTAACCTTTAGACCTTTTCAATTTGTTAAAACAGAAAAAATCTAAATGTTCAAATTTCTTATAGTGTGAGCATTTATAAATTGGACGATTCTTTTTCTTATGAATTAAACATTTACtaggttttctttcttttttaaatcCTAATCCATTTTTGTTTAAGGAATATTTTTTGCTGGATAGGATCAAGTcaatattttctttccttttggtAAATTTACCTGGGGTTTCATGCAAGTTTGTTACTTCTCTTTTCAAAGAGACACAAGTCTCACACATTTCTCTGAAGTTTCTAATATTAGTTGTTTCTAACttaaatggtttattgttttcttCAAGAAACCCTGAATACTCCTTAAGATCTAAGTTGCATTTTTAAAGTTTATCATTTTCATCAACCAACTTAGCACTAATATTAAACAATTGCTTATAGGATGGTTTAGTTACCTCAAAATCATCTTCCTCATTGAATACCTTTAAGTAAACTTCATATTCTTCGTTGGAAGAAGATTCTTTTATGGTTATCCCCGAGCTTGATGTCTcttctccttttttatttttgactattCCACTAAAAGATACTTCTTCGCAGCTTCTTACACATGAGGTTCCTTCATTTTATGTTGAATCTTCTAAAAATCATTCAACTACTGATTATGTTCTTTTAAAGAAAGTGATGGGAGTTGTTTGATAGGAGTTTGATGAAGTTGATGATTCTTCAGTTTTTGAGCTCGATCCTTCATATTTAAGTAATTGAGCTATTTTGTTTAACCTCTCTATAATTtccctcttctttgatttttccaTAAATTCATGAGAACTCCCATATTTCAATTTAGGATTGGATTAAGTTTCCAATTCTTAATTCTTAGATATTAGTTAGTGACAAATGCTCCAATATAATTTCTAACATTTCtaaattttgaaaaacatttatgggtaatatcttcatcttcttcgcctCGTGTGTTCATCTCTCTTCTTGTTCAATTTTTGGAGAAATTTCATATATCATTTCAAGAGTATCCCACATTTCCTTGGCGGTTTTGCAAttgtaaacataaataaatttccTATCATCTAAGGATATTACAATTAATCTCTTGgtcataaaatatatttcaatttttctcttttctcctttGATCCAAAGGAAATCAAGTTTATttgttactttttcatttacttgGTAAGTGGGGATAAACAAACCATTGATTATAGTTTCCCACAATTCATTGTTAGTATTTTGTAAAAAGATTCTAAATATAGCTTTTCATATTTCAAACCTAGCACCATTAAATGGTAGAGGTGTGTTTAGAAAAGAGATGTTGTTTAAAATTGTTTTGGAAGTCATCTTCCTCATGAGACGATTAGTCCTTAAACAAAAGTTAGACTTTAATGCCACTTGTTGGACATGTAACTCCACACACAAGAGGGAGTGAATTGTGTATTTCAGAAAAATAATAGGTTGAAAAACTTTTAGGAttatttctagaatttaaaaccATTTTAAAGGATTTCAGAAATTAGCAGCGAAAATaaaatgcagaaagtaaaagttAAAGGAAAAAAGAATACGTCAGAAATTATACAAGTTCAATCAAGAAGACTTAGTCATGTCCCTAAgatttgatcttgagagtatccaataaactTAAGAGATTTTGTAGGTTAACTCTCGAACCCCGTAATATAAGGAAAATGATTTTTTTGggtaacttccaaccaaacaatgAACCAGAGAGGGAAGCGGTTAGTCTGCCTTCCAAACAACGGATTGAAGTGGTTAGTCTTCTTTCCAAACAGCAACTTGAAATGGTTAGTCCCCAAGCTGAATCGAGATTTTACAAAGGTTTATCTCGAACTAAAGAGAGCTTTTAAATTGGGTTTAGCTTATGAATTGAACCCGACGTTTTGACGGGCTGACCACGAACCTATGAGATTTCATATCAGGCTTATCTACAACCTTAGCAAGTTGTTAAATCGGGTTGGGTTATGAATCAAATTGAGGTTTTACACAGGATAACCACAAGCCAAACTGGCGACTTAGTAACCAAACTCGGAAGATCTCGAATTGATGAAAGCTTTTAAACGAGTTGAGCCTTCGAACCGAACTGGCGACTTAGTAACTAAATTCCCAAACCAAAGATTTTAAAGGGTTTAGCTTCGAACCCAAATATACATCCCCTAATTGGATAAATTATTCAACCAAGGTAAACAAATTGTTCCTAGGGGGATTTACAATACTACTTGAAATTTCGGCCTTCAGACTCGAGATATCCTGTGACTTGTtgggacatctgatctgacacAACATTCAACAAACACATATTGATGAATTAAAAACAATGTTGGAAAGTAATTGAACTCACATAATTGTTAACCCATTTTGgtatcaacaatacctactctaggggaaatctactattagcagtatcaattcgaagctaaacaacctctgatttacaacttctcatttaatccctacccagtgcaacttctacctaagaacttCCTAGATAAGAGAAACCCCTCTGATTTTCAATTACCGCAGTGATGTCTGACACTAACAACACACGTTATTGATATTGAAGGCCCTTTACCACAATTGTCAATTTTAAACAATACACGATTAAGACTCCCTTAATCGACAAATACTTGATCATGCTTAAAATCTTTGATTAAGAACAATAGCTTAAAACACAAGCAACACACACTTAGATAACTGTATCAATGATACCTAAGTGACACACATACATTTAATACTTAGCagcttatgaatgcatgacaGAACTTACAACTTAATAAAACAGTTCATCTCTTATATCAACATGATAATAGAGAGACTCACAATAATAGGACAAACTCTAACCTAATCCCGTAAGCTCTACTTTTCAAAAGGTTTGTAATTTGCTATTTATAGCACACATCTGGTCTAGACTTTAAAACGCAGTAGGGAGACTGCTAGAGATCTGCAAGATATTCTCCAAGAAAATAGAttttcaatcattagtttcctaaatattctccaaaTTTAGAAACTAATCAAATCTCTTTAAAACAGAGAAAATATTTTATCCTTAGGTTAATCGTTAtattggattgcataatattctccaaatattctgcatctgtaacAACCTAACCAGAATCCAAAATCCCAACTTAACACTTAGTCACGATGTCGGATGATCTTTGCATaagacatcttgttcaacatgttatACTAGATGCAGTAAATAGAACATCATGTTCAACATATATCTTCTACATATATTCAAATTATCCAAGATATGTATTTAGAAGTATAAACTTGTGTGCAAACACACGTCAATGATTCAATGAGATATGTTCTACAGTTTCCGACGGGTATTTAAAATGCCAAAATTTGTTAGTTTCCTACGGGCATTTGGAATGCCAAAATTTCTTAGGCTTAAAGTTCTTGTATCTCATTTCTCAAGCTATGAGAATAGAAGATCTTATTGTCACCAATTTAATACTCCCGCGGTATCAATAGTGTCTGAGTGTCGTTTAAAGAATATAATCATATTGTCATAAAATATTACACTTTTATTAAATTAAGGATTAATATCACTTTACACTCCTATAATATATGCAAAATTCATTGTACCcctggtaattttttttttttgttttcccctgtaatttttttttgtttggattaTCCCCCAAAGCGTACAAATTTAACACCAAATTTGGgggaaatcaaacaaaaaaaatattaaagttgGTAAATTTTACACTTAAGGGACAAAAGacaagtatttttatatttcagGGGGGTGTTTGGGAAAAAAATTTACATGAGAAAAAACGAATTTCACCTATATTACAGGgaaattttgtatatttaacccttaaattaaTCTTGTAAATATATTGAAAGTAGTGTACAATATAATTAAAAGagataattgaaaaaataaaaaccatCACTATATTGAAAAGTAAGAATAACAAAACACGTTCATTAACTCTTACAACAATCTCTTACAACAATGAAATTTGCTGACCAAGCTTTGAACATAAATGGACCTCTTTATAAAATAGAATAGAATCATAGATACAAATCCAGCAAAACATGCATTATaatatcaaaatttgcattcatAACCAAGTTAAACAAGGTAAGATACAGGAGTTCTAGAAGCAAGAAGTCCAGTTACAATTACAATAATAATTTCGAAGTTGCATTGCATCAGTGTTGCATCAGTATTGTCAATGGCAGAATATGGCTAAAGCCCAAACTCTGCCATATTAACATACAATTGTGACCTATGGAACAACCAAGGTAGAAATCCTTCACAAATTGTCTATGGCAGAGTCCAAAATCTGCCTTACCATTCTGCCATATAACCAGTGGTGTCACTTGTCAATTGCAGATAACAGAAAATAACACTTTGTTCATATCCGACTATGTTACAATACACCATCACAGAATAGAGATTTGCTAAATTTCTACAACAATATAGTACCTTCTATTTGACAACACCGCATTTAACAACACTGGAAGCAAGTTAAAAACAAGGATACAAAATAATTACTCAGCAGCCAGTAATACAAGGGTAAAAATCACATAGTAAACATTGCTCCCCAATATTCTTTATTTAACCTACCTAGTATGAACATTAAGGAAAGAAGAATATAGAATAGGACACATCATATGTATATACACAGGCACGATCACTCTCATTAGGGTAGCAGTGCTCATCGTCAAAACGTGGGAAAAAACAATACTATTACACATAAAGAATACTCATCAAGCAAAAAGATTAATTTCTCATTCAGCCTTGAAATCTTTACAAGGTCTAGATTCAAAACCACCACTTGCCCTCTTCTCCAGCGAGTATGGCATGTAGGTACCCAATATTTTGTCCCACATAACAAAGAAAGGTTGTGAGAAGTTGTACTTGTTACCGTAGAGTTGATGGTGTACGTCGTGGTAAGCAGAGTTGTTATTGAAAAACATATGGAACAGGTTTCCGGGGAGCCATAACCCGCAGTGATCATCTACAGTTTTAATGGTggcaaaggagaagaagaatatggATGCTCGAGGACTCATACCAGAGAGGAGGAAAGACAAAGCTCCACCGATTGTGTCGTTAAGAAGACCCTCAACGGGGTGGTTGTAAAGAGCTCCGAACGAATAGGGTACGATGAGTCTGTGATGTAGAGAGTGAATGTGTTTGTATAGGAACTTGTTCTGATGCATGTATCTGTGCATAAAGTATTGCCATGTGTCCATTACCAACATAGCAGTAACAAATTGTCTTGCTAAAACAAGAATAGAAGCATTCTCATTGGTACTACTTTGGGTATCACTTCCTGTCACCTACACGCACAAAGTAAACAAAAAAATTACAGGGTGATACAATGTTGTCGGTCATAAATCTCAGAGATAGCAGTTTGTTCAATCAAATTCCACTACGCTATGATGATATAGCACTGCTATTTGATTAATACTGTCTACTAAATAGTGTATCGCAGAACAATGGTGATTTGTTTAAACTCTGCTACTGCACACTGTAACCACAATTGGACAACACtgatgttataataacacaatgAATTCCAAAATATTATTCTACACAAGATTTATCTACAAAACATTTCATATACAGGAAATGTAAAGCTTCTAAACTGACTGAAAAAGTCAGTGTTAGTAAGAACTCGCAATTACTTTTTTCTAATTAACTAAACCAAATAAAAACTTATAGAAACCACGACACAATTCTGCAATGGTGTTCCAAGCTCTTCTTCCCCTTTTTGAGGAAAAGAAACTTACTTTGGGTGCAATGGTGGTCTATGATCAAGACAGACTTTACACAATTCAATCATCTAAATGTATTGAATACTTAGACACAAGAGATTAAGTAACTAGGCAACATAtgccaaaataaaacaaaacgaaatcattgtataaaaaaataaaaaatgaacccACTTTTGCATCTGAATTCTAAACAACTTGGCAAAACATACTAAGTCTTAGGTCCTGTTAAGATAAACAACTAAATTAAGCAGTTATAACATATATGTTTATCATATAAGTGCTTATGTATAAACTATTTCTATGACAAGAgatcaaataaagtcaatattttcataaaagcaataaattattttcataagctatCCTGAAGGGTTAtgcaaacatggaaacaacttatgGATGTGCCATATGTTGTTTCCGTAAGCTCTCTCGAAAAGTCTCATAAGTGCTTATGTCAACAAATAAActgaaataaacaaaatcaaaagcTCTTAGTATTGGAAGGGTAAACTgtgatacaacaacaacaattaaacCTAATACCAATAAATtgggtcggctacatggatcaacttttgcCATAATGTTCTATTCATGATTATGCTCTATCCAAATCGTTAATTTCGAGATTTTTCTCAATAACTTCTCTCAATAGTTTTTCTAAGTCTTTCTCTAATTCTAGGTGTTTGACTCCCCTTCATCTAATATACTCTCTTTACCTCAGAAGCTACAGGTCTTCTCTCTACGTTTACGTGTCCAAACCACCTAAGTCTACATTCCACCATCTTTTTTACTATAGGTGTTACCCGAACACTCTTTTCTAATATTGTCATTTATAATCTTATTTTGTCTACTCTTACCACACATCCAACACAACGTCCTCATCTATGCTACACTAATTTTATTCTTGTGTTGGTTCTTAACTGTCCAACATCACATGTCTTACCGCAATATGTTTGTGATCTAAGTTTCCTCCAATAACACAGCTTTGGCAATATGAAATTAACTAATAT encodes:
- the LOC131643069 gene encoding sphinganine C4-monooxygenase 1-like; the encoded protein is MDFEISDEMLGTFAPLLVYWIYSGFYVVLGLFAEDYRLHTIQDEDEKNLVSKFDVVKGVLLQQAVQAVVATLLFAVTGSDTQSSTNENASILVLARQFVTAMLVMDTWQYFMHRYMHQNKFLYKHIHSLHHRLIVPYSFGALYNHPVEGLLNDTIGGALSFLLSGMSPRASIFFFSFATIKTVDDHCGLWLPGNLFHMFFNNNSAYHDVHHQLYGNKYNFSQPFFVMWDKILGTYMPYSLEKRASGGFESRPCKDFKAE